Proteins from one Aspergillus nidulans FGSC A4 chromosome VIII genomic window:
- a CDS encoding CENP-S family protein (transcript_id=CADANIAT00002076), whose translation MDANENVGLEERLKSALWLSIGKIVDEETIKLGVNATPQFIGALTELVWVQIETASQDLESFAKHAGRSTINVSDVMMLARRNEGLESILRTYIARLREQENED comes from the exons ATGGATGCAAATGAGAATGTTGGCCTCGAAGAG CGCTTGAAATCCGCCCTCTGGCTATCCATTGGAAagattgtggatgaggagacaATCAAGCTCGGTGTGAACGCCACACCTCAGTTCATTGGTGCACTGACCGAGCTTGTCTGGGTTCAGATAG AAACGGCGAGTCAAGATCTTGAAAGCTTCGCGAA GCACGCAGGTCGGTCAACGATCAATGTATCGGAtgtgatgatgctggcacGCCGAAACGAAGGACTCGAGTCTATATTAAGAACATATATCGCTCGACTACGTGagcaagaaaacgaagacTGA